A part of Cannabis sativa cultivar Pink pepper isolate KNU-18-1 chromosome 6, ASM2916894v1, whole genome shotgun sequence genomic DNA contains:
- the LOC115724854 gene encoding probable carboxylesterase 120 has product MSDPRTIDPYQILKIAQNDDGTITRLYKFPESPAAPDHHPTHVSSGAPIVLSKDIILDQSKSTWFRVYIPRSALDNNLRLPVVIYFHGGGFILCSAAYTLPHNYVFNLAAEIPAIVVSVNYRLAPEHRLPAAYEDAMDALYCIRTSEDDWLRNHADLSNCFLMGESAGGSIAYHTGLRAATEAQSLRPIRIRGLILHQPFFGGVQRCGSELRLVNDAILPPCVTDLLWELALPLGADRDHEYSNPTVDGGSKALKIIKSLEWKVMVTGWDGDPLYDRQIELGKLLEKMGIKVEHHFGVGGCHGIEMVDSSKAKLLNLAIQNFMCS; this is encoded by the coding sequence ATGTCTGACCCTAGAACAATCGACCCCTACCAAATTCTGAAGATTGCACAGAATGACGACGGAACAATCACTCGACTGTACAAATTTCCGGAATCACCCGCTGCACCTGATCATCACCCCACTCATGTATCAAGTGGTGCACCTATAGTTCTTTCCAAAGACATCATCCTTGACCAATCAAAATCCACCTGGTTCAGAGTTTACATACCCCGGAGTGCACTGGATAATAATCTACGACTACCTGTCGTCATCTATTTCCATGGAGGTGGGTTCATCCTTTGTAGTGCAGCCTATACACTACCTCATAATTACGTTTTCAACTTAGCTGCAGAAATCCCTGCCATCGTAGTTTCCGTCAACTACCGTCTTGCTCCGGAGCACCGTCTACCGGCGGCGTACGAAGATGCCATGGACGCGCTGTACTGTATCAGAACCTCCGAAGATGATTGGTTGAGAAACCATGCTGATTTGTCTAACTGTTTCCTCATGGGGGAGAGTGCTGGAGGATCAATAGCTTACCATACTGGGCTTCGGGCCGCGACGGAGGCCCAAAGTCTACGGCCCATAAGGATTCGTGGCCTGATATTACATCAGCCGTTCTTTGGTGGGGTCCAGAGATGTGGGTCAGAGTTGAGGTTAGTCAATGACGCTATTCTTCCGCCTTGCGTTACTGATTTGTTGTGGGAGTTGGCTTTGCCGCTGGGGGCTGACCGTGATCACGAGTATTCTAATCCAACGGTGGATGGTGGATCAAAAGCCTTGAAGATTATCAAGTCATTGGAATGGAAGGTGATGGTGACGGGGTGGGATGGCGACCCGCTTTATGACCGTCAGATTGAATTGGGGAAATTGCTTGAGAAAATGGGTATAAAGGTTGAACATCACTTTGGTGTTGGAGGGTGTCATGGGATTGAGATGGTTGATTCTTCTAAGGCAAAGCTACTCAACTTGGCTATTCAAAATTTCATGTGTTCTTAA